The DNA region ATGGGAGGGTAGTTGCCATAAGAATATTGAGGGAATAAGGCCTTCAAAAAAAATAGTGAGGACGTTTGTTTGCTATACAAAAATTCTTGTTTTCAGTATTAAATACTATGAAATATCCATAAATAAGTAATTATTTGTCAAATTAACAAAGTTAAAAACTTAATAGATACATTGAGTTATCAAGGAAAATTAATTAAAAAAACTATTTACAAATAGGGAGAGAAAAGATGTTAGATACACATGGAAGAAAGTTTGTACAGCCAATAATTAAATATCTTGCAGATAGGTGCATAAGGGCGGGTCTCAGTGCTAATCAAGTTACGATTATAGCCCTTCTATTGGGACTCAGTGTCCCTTTATCTATACATCTGGGTTATTCATTGGTAGGAGCGATTCTTTTATGGGTATCCGGGCTTTTGGATGCTGTAGATGGAACCATTGCCAGGTTAAAAGGGTCTAACCTTTTCGGGGCACTTATGGATATTACCTTTGACAGGATAGTAGAGATTGGGATAATATTGGTGCTGGCTGTAAAATATCCGGAAAATAATTTTTTATTTCTCCTCCTTGCATCCAGCATCATAATCAGTATGACTATATTT from Psychrilyobacter piezotolerans includes:
- a CDS encoding CDP-alcohol phosphatidyltransferase family protein, with the translated sequence MLDTHGRKFVQPIIKYLADRCIRAGLSANQVTIIALLLGLSVPLSIHLGYSLVGAILLWVSGLLDAVDGTIARLKGSNLFGALMDITFDRIVEIGIILVLAVKYPENNFLFLLLASSIIISMTIFLTVGTLSTKISEKSFYYQPGLAERTEGFIFFTGMILFPQYLKIIVIIFILIIIFTAGQRMAEARKILK